One window of the Desulforamulus hydrothermalis Lam5 = DSM 18033 genome contains the following:
- a CDS encoding 16S rRNA (uracil(1498)-N(3))-methyltransferase: MSRFFVPPEQITGNTARITGPDVKHISRVLRLTTGDNLTLLDGAGSVYQAVISEIHKEEILCMLLAQEAAAAEAALRVTLVQGLPKGDKMETIIQKCTELGVYRIIPLAAHRSVVKLDDKKAAERQERWQRVAVEAAKQCRRTCVPEVQKLRRWHEVLAALPDRALVLLPWEEEKQQSLKQVLQMVPTPSEVYLFIGPEGGFTPAEAAQVSRPGCYRVTLGSRILRTETAGPAALTMVLYHYGELG, from the coding sequence ATGTCCCGGTTTTTTGTGCCGCCTGAGCAAATTACAGGCAACACCGCCCGTATTACCGGACCGGATGTAAAACATATCAGCCGGGTTTTGCGTCTGACCACAGGCGATAACCTGACTCTGCTGGACGGCGCCGGGAGTGTTTATCAGGCTGTCATAAGTGAGATACATAAAGAGGAGATCCTCTGTATGTTACTGGCCCAGGAAGCGGCTGCCGCCGAAGCGGCCCTCCGGGTAACCCTGGTGCAAGGTTTGCCTAAAGGCGACAAAATGGAAACCATCATACAAAAATGTACTGAACTGGGCGTATACCGCATTATTCCCCTGGCAGCCCACCGGTCGGTGGTAAAGCTGGATGACAAAAAGGCGGCAGAGCGTCAGGAACGGTGGCAGCGGGTGGCGGTGGAAGCTGCCAAACAGTGCCGCCGCACCTGTGTACCGGAAGTGCAAAAATTACGTCGCTGGCACGAGGTGCTGGCTGCCCTGCCTGACAGAGCGCTGGTTTTGCTGCCCTGGGAGGAAGAAAAACAACAAAGTCTTAAACAAGTGCTGCAAATGGTACCGACCCCCTCGGAAGTTTACCTGTTTATTGGGCCGGAAGGCGGTTTTACGCCGGCTGAAGCGGCCCAGGTCAGCCGGCCGGGATGTTACCGGGTTACTCTGGGATCACGCATCCTGCGCACCGAAACGGCAGGACCGGCGGCCTTAACCATGGTCTTGTATCATTACGGGGAGCTGGGCTAA
- the mtaB gene encoding tRNA (N(6)-L-threonylcarbamoyladenosine(37)-C(2))-methylthiotransferase MtaB, producing the protein MKTAAIYTLGCKVNQYESAAMADLFRRAGYRVVDFEQPADVYIINTCTVTHLGDRKSRQMIRRAAKQNPAAVIAVTGCYAQTSPGEVLEIPGVNLVVGTADKSRIVQLVEEYAGRTAPVQAVADVMAKDCFDELPVPTEQGKSRAFLKIQEGCNSFCAYCIIPYARGPVRSRLPENVVRSATQLIQQGYQEIVLTGIHIGAYGQDLADPRINLGWLVERLARLPGLTRLRLGSVEPHDINQQLITAVANHPNICRHLHIPLQSGDDQILAGMQRRYTAGQFLELIDHIKQTIAGVAITSDVIVGFPGETEAHFQNTMQTVSRAAFASIHVFKYSPRKGTPAAAMPDQVPPAVKEDRSKRLIALGQRLAHDFAVRQVGKNLAVLVEQPCEKLTGFYEGHSDNYLKVVFPADESLRGKIVTVHIEEAGDAWLKGRII; encoded by the coding sequence ATGAAAACTGCCGCTATTTATACCCTTGGCTGCAAGGTAAACCAGTATGAATCTGCCGCCATGGCCGATTTGTTCCGCCGGGCCGGTTACCGGGTGGTGGACTTTGAGCAACCGGCCGACGTTTATATAATTAATACCTGCACGGTTACCCACCTGGGGGATCGCAAATCAAGGCAAATGATTCGGCGGGCCGCCAAACAAAACCCGGCGGCAGTGATAGCGGTAACCGGCTGTTATGCCCAGACATCACCGGGAGAAGTATTGGAGATTCCGGGGGTTAACCTGGTGGTGGGCACTGCTGATAAAAGCAGGATTGTTCAACTGGTGGAAGAATATGCCGGCCGGACGGCGCCGGTGCAGGCAGTGGCCGACGTGATGGCAAAGGACTGTTTTGACGAACTGCCGGTACCCACCGAGCAGGGCAAAAGCCGGGCCTTTTTAAAAATTCAGGAGGGCTGCAACAGCTTTTGTGCCTACTGCATTATTCCTTACGCCCGGGGCCCGGTGCGGAGCCGCCTGCCCGAAAATGTTGTGCGTTCCGCCACTCAATTGATCCAACAGGGCTACCAAGAAATTGTCTTAACCGGCATCCATATCGGTGCCTACGGTCAGGATTTAGCGGACCCCCGCATCAACCTGGGCTGGCTGGTGGAGCGGCTGGCCCGGCTGCCCGGCCTTACCAGGTTGCGGTTGGGTTCGGTGGAACCCCATGACATTAACCAACAACTCATTACGGCGGTGGCCAATCACCCCAATATTTGCCGTCACCTGCACATCCCGCTGCAGAGCGGCGATGATCAAATTCTGGCTGGCATGCAGCGCCGCTATACGGCGGGTCAATTTTTGGAATTAATCGATCACATCAAACAAACCATTGCCGGGGTGGCCATTACCAGCGACGTAATTGTGGGGTTTCCCGGCGAAACGGAAGCACACTTTCAAAACACGATGCAAACTGTAAGCCGGGCGGCTTTTGCGTCCATCCATGTTTTTAAATACTCGCCCCGCAAAGGCACGCCGGCGGCGGCTATGCCTGACCAGGTACCGCCGGCCGTTAAAGAAGACCGCAGCAAAAGGCTAATTGCACTGGGGCAACGGTTGGCCCATGATTTTGCTGTCCGGCAAGTGGGTAAAAACCTGGCGGTGCTGGTGGAACAACCCTGTGAGAAACTGACGGGATTTTACGAGGGCCACAGTGATAACTATCTTAAGGTGGTATTCCCTGCCGATGAGTCTTTGCGAGGCAAAATTGTTACAGTTCATATTGAGGAAGCCGGCGACGCTTGGTTAAAAGGCAGAATTATTTAA
- the hrcA gene encoding heat-inducible transcriptional repressor HrcA: MKMDERKQKILLAIIKDYISTAEPVGSRTISRKYKLGVSPATIRNEMADLEEMGYIEQPHTSAGRIPSHLGYRYYVDCLMETEQLPEQEQAAIRRGYENKVREVGEVLNRTGRMLSQLTNYTALVQTPYFGGSSYKHIQLVLIAPAQAILIVVMDTGAVHHQMMTVPENITQQDLDQISGVLNAKLQGRTMDSIRLTLIKEIYFELAKHRHILDLALELIQERITSVSEDKIYLEGVFNILNQPEFHNIEKVKVLLSLLEQENTLRDILELPGDARGITIKIGSENPRKEMQNCSMVTATYQVGEKILGTIGVLGPTRMDYARVVTVIDCMSKNLSRALERLLKGQV; this comes from the coding sequence GTGAAAATGGATGAAAGAAAACAAAAAATTCTGTTGGCCATCATAAAAGATTATATTTCTACCGCAGAACCTGTGGGGTCCCGGACTATTTCCCGCAAATACAAACTGGGCGTCAGTCCGGCTACCATTAGAAATGAAATGGCAGACCTGGAAGAAATGGGATATATCGAGCAGCCCCATACCTCTGCCGGGCGTATTCCGTCCCACCTTGGTTACCGTTACTATGTAGACTGTCTGATGGAAACGGAACAGCTCCCCGAGCAGGAGCAGGCTGCTATCCGGCGCGGTTACGAAAACAAAGTTCGGGAAGTGGGAGAGGTTTTAAACCGTACCGGTCGTATGCTGTCGCAGCTTACCAATTACACCGCCCTGGTGCAGACACCGTATTTTGGCGGCAGCTCATATAAACACATTCAGTTGGTTCTGATTGCGCCTGCCCAGGCCATTCTCATTGTTGTGATGGATACCGGTGCGGTGCACCACCAAATGATGACCGTGCCGGAGAACATTACCCAGCAGGACTTGGATCAAATTTCCGGCGTATTAAATGCTAAGCTGCAGGGCAGGACCATGGACAGCATCCGGCTGACCCTGATCAAAGAAATTTATTTTGAGCTGGCCAAACACCGCCATATTCTGGATCTGGCTCTGGAATTGATCCAGGAACGCATCACTTCGGTCAGTGAGGATAAAATCTACCTTGAAGGGGTATTTAATATTTTGAACCAGCCGGAGTTTCATAATATTGAGAAAGTCAAGGTTTTGCTCTCGCTGCTGGAACAAGAAAACACCCTGCGGGATATACTGGAACTGCCGGGTGACGCCCGGGGCATTACCATTAAGATAGGCAGTGAAAACCCCAGAAAAGAAATGCAAAACTGCAGTATGGTAACTGCCACTTACCAGGTGGGAGAAAAAATCCTGGGTACCATTGGCGTCTTGGGTCCCACCCGCATGGATTACGCCAGGGTGGTTACCGTAATTGACTGTATGTCTAAAAATTTATCCCGCGCCCTGGAGCGGCTGCTCAAGGGTCAGGTTTAA
- the dnaJ gene encoding molecular chaperone DnaJ, whose protein sequence is MAKRDYYEVLGVPRGASQEDIKKAYRKLARQYHPDAYKGSKEEAEAKFKEIAEAYAVLSDPDKRAAYDQFGHAATDGQGFGAGGFGGFGADFGGLGDIFDMFFGGMGRQRTGPQKGSDLRVNLEISFKEAAFGVERDIQVPRTETCDTCGGSGAAPGSRPKTCSVCQGTGQVQYASHTPFGRIVQSHTCEACRGTGKVIERPCPTCRGAGQIKKFRTIHVKIPAGVDDGSRLRLSGEGEAGLRGGPPGDLYVYILVRPHKFFRREGNDVICDVDISFVQAALGDVIEVPTLDGTADLKLPEGTQTGTVFRIKGKGIPYLNGSGRGDQHVRVKVVTPTKLNEKQKDLLREFAKLSGEKPPKGSEKNIFEKMKDAFMG, encoded by the coding sequence ATGGCAAAGCGAGATTATTACGAGGTGTTAGGCGTGCCCAGGGGCGCCAGCCAGGAGGACATCAAAAAGGCGTACCGCAAGTTGGCCCGTCAGTATCACCCGGATGCTTACAAGGGCAGCAAAGAGGAAGCCGAGGCAAAATTTAAAGAAATAGCCGAAGCCTATGCGGTGTTGAGCGATCCTGACAAGCGGGCGGCCTACGACCAGTTTGGCCACGCTGCCACCGACGGCCAGGGTTTCGGGGCCGGTGGTTTTGGTGGTTTTGGTGCCGATTTTGGCGGCCTGGGCGATATTTTTGATATGTTTTTCGGGGGTATGGGGCGGCAGCGTACCGGTCCCCAAAAGGGTAGTGACCTGCGGGTTAATTTAGAAATATCTTTTAAAGAAGCGGCTTTCGGAGTGGAACGGGATATCCAGGTGCCCCGCACCGAAACCTGCGATACCTGTGGCGGCAGCGGGGCGGCACCGGGCAGCCGGCCTAAGACCTGCAGCGTGTGCCAGGGTACCGGGCAGGTACAGTATGCTTCCCATACGCCCTTTGGCCGCATTGTGCAGAGCCATACCTGCGAGGCGTGCCGCGGCACCGGAAAAGTTATTGAAAGGCCCTGTCCCACCTGCCGGGGTGCCGGCCAGATTAAAAAGTTCCGCACTATTCACGTTAAAATCCCTGCCGGGGTGGATGACGGTTCGCGCCTGCGCTTGAGCGGCGAAGGAGAAGCCGGTCTCAGGGGCGGCCCGCCGGGCGACCTTTATGTCTACATTTTAGTACGCCCGCACAAATTCTTCCGGCGGGAAGGTAACGATGTAATCTGCGACGTCGATATTTCCTTTGTTCAGGCGGCGCTGGGCGATGTTATCGAAGTACCCACCCTGGACGGTACAGCAGACCTCAAACTGCCCGAAGGTACCCAGACCGGTACCGTCTTCCGCATCAAAGGGAAGGGTATTCCTTATCTTAACGGCAGCGGCCGGGGTGACCAGCATGTGCGGGTTAAGGTGGTAACGCCCACTAAACTGAATGAAAAACAAAAGGATTTGCTGCGTGAATTTGCCAAGCTGAGCGGCGAAAAGCCCCCCAAAGGATCAGAAAAGAATATTTTTGAAAAAATGAAGGATGCCTTTATGGGATAA
- a CDS encoding NfeD family protein yields the protein MLYLAEISGWLATLAFTLGLIALLVEIFFVPGFGVAGVLGVILLSWGILLVSVDVFHATQALTLALLLTIAALLGGIWLANKVNFWRKITLANRQHREEGYLAPRQELAKLVGLAGVAATPLRPAGAALIDGKRVDVVTEGEFILAGTPVLVIAVEGSRVVVKAVQDK from the coding sequence ATGTTGTATCTGGCTGAAATATCCGGCTGGTTGGCTACCCTCGCCTTTACTTTAGGGCTGATTGCCCTCCTGGTGGAAATATTTTTTGTGCCGGGTTTTGGCGTAGCAGGTGTTTTGGGGGTAATCCTCCTGAGTTGGGGAATATTACTGGTATCGGTGGATGTCTTTCATGCCACCCAGGCTTTAACCCTGGCCCTGCTCTTAACCATAGCGGCGCTGCTGGGGGGCATCTGGCTGGCTAACAAAGTTAACTTCTGGCGTAAAATTACCCTGGCTAACCGGCAGCACCGGGAGGAGGGCTATCTGGCGCCCCGGCAGGAGCTGGCCAAACTTGTGGGTTTGGCGGGAGTTGCCGCTACCCCTTTGCGCCCGGCCGGCGCAGCCCTGATTGACGGTAAACGGGTGGACGTGGTCACCGAAGGGGAATTTATTCTGGCCGGCACACCGGTGCTGGTGATTGCGGTGGAGGGCAGCCGGGTGGTTGTTAAAGCAGTACAGGATAAATAA
- a CDS encoding histidine triad nucleotide-binding protein: MQDCLFCKIVAGEIPSQVVYQDEKVYAFKDIAPVAPVHVLIVPKKHISSLEDLGPEDADIMGHIVLTAAKLARELGLARGYRVVANCQEEGGQTVYHVHFHLIGGRSMQWPPG, translated from the coding sequence GTGCAAGACTGCCTCTTTTGCAAAATTGTTGCCGGGGAAATACCGTCCCAGGTAGTATATCAGGATGAGAAGGTTTATGCCTTTAAAGATATTGCTCCTGTGGCGCCGGTGCATGTGCTGATCGTCCCCAAGAAGCATATTTCCTCCCTTGAGGATTTGGGTCCCGAAGATGCCGACATCATGGGTCATATAGTGCTGACAGCGGCCAAATTGGCCAGGGAATTAGGGCTGGCCAGGGGATACCGGGTGGTTGCCAATTGTCAAGAAGAGGGCGGCCAAACGGTGTACCATGTCCATTTCCATTTAATCGGAGGAAGATCAATGCAGTGGCCGCCGGGTTAA
- the rpsU gene encoding 30S ribosomal protein S21, with protein MAEVRVGKNETLDSALRRFKRSCQKAGVLAEARKHEHYEKPSVRRKKKSEAARKRKNFR; from the coding sequence GTGGCGGAAGTTAGAGTAGGCAAAAACGAGACACTGGACAGTGCCCTCCGGCGCTTTAAGCGGTCCTGTCAAAAGGCTGGCGTTTTGGCTGAGGCACGCAAACACGAACATTATGAAAAACCCAGTGTAAGAAGAAAAAAGAAATCTGAAGCAGCTCGTAAGCGCAAAAACTTTAGATAA
- the prmA gene encoding 50S ribosomal protein L11 methyltransferase → MNWLEIAVHVPHEGIDMVSNIFDELGAGGVVIEDPALISQYIEANIWDHYEFPPEVLNRPLPVVKAYLPEGADLEDRLALLQAKLAELPLPAVPSWETARVAEEDWATAWMAYYKPVEIGQKLAVKPSWEAYTPPPGRLVLELDPGMAFGCGNHPTTTMCMEFLEGIIKGGEMVADVGTGTGILAITAAKLGAARVLAVDLDEVAVKVARDNVRLNGVQDRVEVLHGNLLDQVSQPVDTVIANIVADVIIRLAPDVVRILKKGGFFITSGIINSRADEVKAKLLETGFRVLESKADGEWVSYLSVWEG, encoded by the coding sequence TTGAACTGGCTGGAAATCGCCGTCCATGTACCCCATGAGGGTATCGATATGGTGAGCAACATTTTTGACGAATTGGGTGCCGGCGGGGTTGTCATTGAAGACCCCGCCTTAATTTCTCAATACATTGAAGCTAATATCTGGGATCATTATGAATTTCCCCCCGAGGTATTAAACCGCCCGTTGCCTGTGGTAAAGGCATATCTGCCCGAAGGAGCGGACCTGGAGGACCGGCTGGCCCTGCTGCAGGCAAAATTGGCCGAGCTGCCCCTGCCCGCTGTGCCCAGCTGGGAAACCGCCCGGGTGGCCGAGGAGGATTGGGCCACGGCCTGGATGGCTTACTACAAGCCGGTGGAAATTGGTCAGAAATTGGCGGTAAAACCCAGCTGGGAAGCATACACGCCACCCCCGGGGCGCCTGGTCCTGGAGCTGGATCCCGGTATGGCCTTTGGCTGCGGCAACCACCCCACCACTACCATGTGCATGGAATTTTTGGAAGGCATTATAAAAGGCGGGGAAATGGTGGCGGATGTAGGTACCGGCACAGGCATCCTGGCCATTACTGCCGCCAAACTGGGTGCTGCCCGGGTGCTGGCGGTGGATTTGGATGAAGTGGCGGTTAAAGTGGCCCGGGACAATGTACGGCTGAACGGAGTCCAGGACCGGGTAGAAGTGCTGCACGGCAACCTGCTGGACCAGGTAAGTCAGCCGGTGGATACAGTTATTGCTAATATTGTGGCCGACGTCATTATCCGGCTGGCTCCGGATGTGGTTAGGATTCTCAAGAAAGGCGGCTTTTTTATTACCTCGGGCATTATTAACAGCCGGGCCGATGAAGTAAAAGCCAAGCTTCTGGAGACCGGCTTTCGGGTGTTAGAGAGCAAAGCGGACGGTGAGTGGGTATCTTACCTTAGTGTTTGGGAGGGTTAA
- the grpE gene encoding nucleotide exchange factor GrpE, whose product MTQEKINQAQAEHEEANRPEQEQAGPTAAEAAAEQLEAEHAAVSDDLPDDPEELKKLLREKTSEAADNYNRALRLQADYENLRRRSRQEKEDLLKFGAEHLIKNLLPVLDNFERALASAGDGGEKFISGVQMIHRQLYEVLTAEGLAPIPAQGEPFDPNLHEAVMQVTDADQPENTVVEELRKGYYLKGKVIRPAMVKVAVS is encoded by the coding sequence GTGACCCAAGAAAAAATTAACCAGGCTCAGGCAGAGCACGAGGAAGCCAACCGGCCGGAGCAGGAGCAGGCCGGCCCCACTGCGGCTGAGGCGGCTGCGGAACAGTTGGAGGCCGAGCATGCCGCTGTCTCGGATGACTTGCCTGATGACCCGGAGGAATTAAAAAAGCTGCTGCGGGAAAAAACCAGCGAGGCGGCCGACAACTATAACCGGGCTTTACGGTTGCAGGCGGATTACGAAAACCTGCGCCGCCGCAGCCGTCAGGAAAAGGAAGATCTCTTGAAATTTGGCGCCGAGCACCTGATTAAAAACCTTTTACCGGTGCTGGATAACTTTGAGCGGGCCCTGGCCTCCGCCGGTGACGGGGGAGAAAAGTTTATCAGCGGGGTGCAGATGATTCACCGCCAGTTATATGAAGTACTTACCGCCGAAGGCCTGGCGCCCATACCGGCCCAGGGAGAGCCCTTTGATCCCAACTTGCATGAAGCAGTAATGCAGGTAACAGATGCCGACCAACCGGAAAATACCGTTGTTGAGGAATTAAGAAAAGGTTATTACTTAAAGGGCAAAGTAATCAGGCCTGCGATGGTAAAGGTGGCTGTTTCATAG
- a CDS encoding TCP-1/cpn60 chaperonin family protein yields MSLKQQASQGAEVNEKLAALMTNSNAVRAIASAVEGTLGPKGLDTMLVDKFGEVVITNDGVTILTMMEANHPAARLVINIAKAQQEEIGDGTTTATVMAGALVGAGVEQVVKGVPVARVIEGIRAGVRRALEVMKEQAVPLEDLQHPWLQQVALVAGREHRDIADLVVEAARLIGREKLLDVNFKLADTVTAKEGAANQVFMGVIINKETMNKQMPRRLSEVKVLVLDDALEPEEIEDEALGTEAGFARYLELQTEFKNNVQKIIDLGVGLVLVDRGVDDTAEDMLTDAGVMVVQRVLNKELRRAAEHTGARMIKRTGLKKEPAELEKFLGQAGQVLEDEKLEQVWVLNGRGKPMATVLVGAATQEVVGERERIARDAASSVQAAVKGGVVPGGGALELAVSREVEKVRESIRGMAAYGVGCVAETLRRPMAQIVANAGFNPLEKIGDVLAAQAEQNKNSLAVDCDTGEIADMYEAGVLDPALVKIHALKAAGEIAEAILRIDTIIKMKEHRQSGGEGLEAGV; encoded by the coding sequence GTGAGTCTCAAACAACAGGCCAGTCAGGGGGCCGAAGTTAATGAAAAGCTGGCTGCCTTGATGACCAATTCAAATGCCGTGCGGGCCATTGCCTCAGCAGTGGAAGGAACTCTGGGGCCCAAGGGCCTGGATACCATGCTGGTGGATAAATTTGGCGAGGTAGTCATTACCAACGACGGGGTGACTATCCTGACCATGATGGAAGCTAACCATCCGGCCGCCCGGCTGGTAATTAACATTGCCAAAGCCCAACAGGAAGAAATCGGGGACGGCACCACCACCGCCACTGTCATGGCCGGCGCACTGGTGGGGGCCGGTGTGGAGCAAGTAGTCAAGGGGGTGCCGGTGGCCCGGGTGATTGAAGGGATCCGGGCCGGAGTACGGCGGGCCCTGGAAGTAATGAAGGAACAGGCGGTGCCGCTGGAAGACTTGCAGCACCCCTGGCTGCAGCAAGTGGCGCTGGTGGCCGGCCGGGAACACCGGGATATTGCCGACCTGGTGGTGGAAGCGGCCCGTTTGATTGGCAGGGAGAAATTATTGGATGTCAATTTCAAACTGGCCGATACGGTGACGGCCAAAGAAGGAGCCGCCAACCAGGTATTCATGGGCGTCATCATTAATAAGGAAACCATGAACAAGCAAATGCCTCGCCGGCTGTCAGAGGTTAAAGTGCTGGTGCTTGACGATGCCTTGGAGCCGGAAGAAATAGAAGACGAGGCCCTTGGTACCGAGGCCGGTTTTGCCCGTTATTTAGAGCTGCAGACAGAGTTTAAAAATAATGTGCAAAAAATTATTGATTTGGGAGTGGGCCTGGTGCTGGTAGACCGGGGCGTGGATGACACGGCGGAAGATATGCTGACGGATGCCGGCGTGATGGTGGTGCAGCGGGTATTAAATAAGGAGTTGCGCCGGGCGGCAGAACACACCGGGGCCCGTATGATCAAACGTACCGGTTTAAAGAAGGAGCCGGCTGAGTTGGAGAAATTCCTGGGCCAGGCCGGCCAAGTACTGGAAGACGAGAAGCTGGAGCAGGTTTGGGTTTTAAACGGCCGGGGCAAACCTATGGCCACGGTGCTGGTGGGCGCCGCCACCCAGGAAGTAGTGGGGGAACGGGAACGCATCGCCAGGGATGCAGCCAGTTCGGTGCAGGCTGCTGTTAAAGGCGGTGTGGTACCCGGCGGCGGCGCCCTGGAGCTGGCGGTTTCCCGGGAAGTGGAGAAAGTGCGGGAAAGCATCCGGGGCATGGCTGCCTATGGAGTGGGCTGTGTCGCCGAAACCCTGCGCCGGCCGATGGCGCAAATTGTCGCCAATGCCGGTTTCAACCCGCTGGAAAAAATCGGCGATGTACTGGCGGCGCAGGCGGAACAAAATAAAAATTCCCTGGCGGTGGACTGCGATACCGGGGAAATTGCAGATATGTATGAAGCCGGTGTGCTGGACCCGGCCCTGGTGAAAATTCATGCGCTCAAAGCAGCCGGCGAAATTGCCGAAGCAATTTTACGCATTGATACCATCATTAAAATGAAAGAGCACCGGCAATCCGGCGGCGAAGGATTGGAAGCGGGAGTATAG
- the dnaK gene encoding molecular chaperone DnaK, protein MGKVIGIDLGTTNSCVAVMEGGEAVVIPNAEGGRTTPSAVGFSKTGERLVGQVAKRQAVSNPDRTVLSIKRYMGTNHKVTIDGKEYTPQEISAMILSKLKADAEAYLGEPVTQAVITVPAYFSDAQRQATKDAGKIAGLEVLRIINEPTAAALAYGLDKEEDQTILVYDLGGGTFDVSILELGDGVFEVKATSGNNRLGGDDFDQRIIDYLVAEFKKDTGIDLTKDRMALQRLKEAAEKAKIELSGVYTTNINLPFISVGADGPLHMDINLTRAKFEELTADLVEKTMGPTRQALADSGLDVKDIDKVLLVGGSTRIPAVQEAIRKFLGKEPHKGINPDECVAIGAAIQAGVLSGEVKDVLLLDVTPLSLGIETLGGVFTKLIERNTTIPTSKSQIFSTAADNQTTVEIHVLQGERPMAADNKTLGRFQLTGIPPAPRGVPQIEVKFDIDVNGIVSVSAKDLGTGKAQSISITGTGALSEDEINRMVNEAEKYAEEDRKRKEAVEVKNQADSMIYQAEKTIKDLGDKADQAKVEAVQKAVEQLRQAMNGNDVDLIKNKLEELTKPLYELTSAMYQQQAQQAAPGGGCAGGSCGSDGAKDNVVDADYEVKDDNK, encoded by the coding sequence ATGGGAAAAGTAATTGGTATTGACTTAGGAACTACTAACTCCTGTGTAGCAGTTATGGAAGGCGGCGAAGCGGTTGTTATTCCCAACGCCGAAGGTGGCAGGACCACCCCTTCCGCCGTAGGCTTTTCCAAGACCGGTGAGCGCCTGGTGGGCCAGGTGGCCAAGCGCCAAGCGGTCAGCAACCCCGACCGGACGGTTTTATCCATTAAACGCTATATGGGTACCAACCATAAAGTGACCATTGACGGCAAGGAGTATACTCCCCAGGAAATTTCCGCTATGATTTTATCTAAACTAAAGGCAGATGCTGAAGCATATCTGGGTGAGCCGGTGACCCAGGCGGTTATCACCGTGCCTGCCTACTTCAGCGATGCCCAGCGCCAGGCCACCAAGGACGCCGGGAAAATTGCCGGGCTGGAGGTTTTGCGGATTATTAACGAACCCACGGCAGCTGCTCTGGCTTACGGCCTGGATAAAGAAGAAGACCAGACTATTCTGGTTTATGACCTAGGCGGCGGTACCTTTGACGTATCCATTCTGGAGCTGGGCGACGGGGTGTTTGAAGTTAAAGCCACCAGCGGCAACAACCGTTTGGGCGGCGATGACTTTGACCAGCGCATCATTGATTACCTGGTGGCTGAATTTAAAAAGGACACCGGCATTGACCTGACCAAAGACAGAATGGCCCTGCAGCGGTTGAAAGAAGCGGCCGAAAAGGCCAAAATTGAATTATCCGGCGTGTACACCACCAATATTAACCTGCCCTTTATTTCGGTGGGGGCGGATGGGCCGCTGCACATGGATATTAACTTAACCAGGGCTAAATTTGAAGAACTGACCGCCGATCTGGTGGAAAAAACCATGGGCCCCACCCGTCAGGCTCTGGCCGACTCCGGATTGGATGTAAAAGATATTGATAAAGTTTTGCTGGTGGGAGGTTCAACCCGGATTCCGGCTGTTCAGGAAGCCATTCGCAAGTTCCTGGGCAAAGAACCCCACAAGGGCATTAACCCTGATGAATGTGTGGCCATTGGGGCGGCTATTCAAGCCGGGGTGCTGTCCGGCGAAGTGAAGGATGTGCTGTTGCTGGACGTAACACCCCTGTCGCTGGGTATTGAGACCCTGGGCGGTGTGTTTACCAAACTGATTGAACGCAACACCACCATTCCTACCTCTAAGAGCCAAATTTTCTCCACTGCGGCTGATAACCAAACGACCGTGGAAATTCACGTGCTGCAGGGCGAGCGTCCCATGGCGGCTGATAACAAAACCCTGGGCAGGTTCCAATTAACCGGCATCCCGCCGGCACCCCGGGGTGTACCGCAGATTGAAGTGAAGTTTGACATTGACGTTAACGGTATTGTGTCGGTATCCGCCAAGGATTTGGGTACCGGCAAAGCCCAAAGCATTTCCATTACCGGCACCGGTGCCCTGTCTGAAGATGAAATCAACAGAATGGTAAATGAAGCCGAAAAATATGCTGAAGAAGACAGGAAACGCAAAGAAGCGGTAGAAGTGAAAAACCAGGCCGATTCCATGATTTATCAGGCAGAAAAGACCATTAAAGACCTGGGCGATAAAGCCGACCAAGCCAAAGTGGAAGCCGTGCAAAAGGCGGTTGAACAGTTGCGCCAGGCCATGAACGGCAATGATGTTGACCTGATTAAAAACAAACTGGAAGAACTTACCAAACCGCTGTACGAACTGACCTCAGCCATGTACCAGCAGCAGGCCCAGCAGGCTGCGCCGGGCGGCGGCTGCGCCGGCGGCAGCTGTGGCAGCGACGGGGCAAAGGATAATGTGGTGGATGCAGATTACGAAGTAAAAGACGACAACAAATAG